The following coding sequences lie in one Saimiri boliviensis isolate mSaiBol1 chromosome 6, mSaiBol1.pri, whole genome shotgun sequence genomic window:
- the TMEM225 gene encoding transmembrane protein 225 isoform X2, giving the protein MVEVSHRSIQDDLKVVRIMMMSSLGLSFLLNLILGMKLTYLIPQNKYIHLFTTILSFLSGILLLWALMLYHNKLMQGQSVHFSSYNINWIMYTAYLNIFFLFVCGIFSLLEYQLSTGCCTCLNIHKSDKQCKESENCIKGTSLPERTAMPRSSVRAHTVNPKEGTVNKQTRRVTWAL; this is encoded by the exons ATGGTGGAAGTTTCACATAGAAGCATCCAGG ATGACCTAAAAGTGGTCAGAATTATGATGATGTCGAGCCTtggcctttccttcctccttaaCTTGATCCTGGGTATGAAATTAACCTATCTGATTCctcaaaacaaatacatacaccTCTTCACTACCATCCTCAGTTTCTTATCAG GTATCCTTCTCCTCTGGGCACTCATGTTATATCACAACAAGCTGATGCAAGGTCAATCTGTGCACTTCTCTAGTTACAATATCAACTGGATCATGTACACTGCctacttaaacattttctttctttttgtctgtg GAATCTTCTCTCTACTGGAGTACCAGTTGTCTACTGGTTGCTGTACCTGTCTGAACATCCATAAATCTGACAAACAATGTAAGGAATCTGAGAATTGTATCAAAGGCACTTCATTACCAGAACGCACTGCAATGCCTCGTAGCAGTGTCCGAGCACACACTGTGAATCCAAAGGAAGgaacagtaaacaaacaaacacgtCGGGTAACCTGGGCTCTGTGA
- the TMEM225 gene encoding transmembrane protein 225 isoform X1, producing MVEVSHRSIQGMNTLFSSWAIILLVMGIAIEEWVDLNPEDEKAKMNHSPWMRCCSTIWPEDDLKVVRIMMMSSLGLSFLLNLILGMKLTYLIPQNKYIHLFTTILSFLSGILLLWALMLYHNKLMQGQSVHFSSYNINWIMYTAYLNIFFLFVCGIFSLLEYQLSTGCCTCLNIHKSDKQCKESENCIKGTSLPERTAMPRSSVRAHTVNPKEGTVNKQTRRVTWAL from the exons ATGGTGGAAGTTTCACATAGAAGCATCCAGGGTATGAACACACTTTTCTCCTCCTGGGCCATAATCTTATTGGTGATGGGAATCGCCATAGAAGAATGGGTTGACTTGAATCCAGAAGACGAAAAAGCCAAGATGAACCACAGTCCATGGATGAGGTGTTGCAGTACTATTTGGCCAGAAG ATGACCTAAAAGTGGTCAGAATTATGATGATGTCGAGCCTtggcctttccttcctccttaaCTTGATCCTGGGTATGAAATTAACCTATCTGATTCctcaaaacaaatacatacaccTCTTCACTACCATCCTCAGTTTCTTATCAG GTATCCTTCTCCTCTGGGCACTCATGTTATATCACAACAAGCTGATGCAAGGTCAATCTGTGCACTTCTCTAGTTACAATATCAACTGGATCATGTACACTGCctacttaaacattttctttctttttgtctgtg GAATCTTCTCTCTACTGGAGTACCAGTTGTCTACTGGTTGCTGTACCTGTCTGAACATCCATAAATCTGACAAACAATGTAAGGAATCTGAGAATTGTATCAAAGGCACTTCATTACCAGAACGCACTGCAATGCCTCGTAGCAGTGTCCGAGCACACACTGTGAATCCAAAGGAAGgaacagtaaacaaacaaacacgtCGGGTAACCTGGGCTCTGTGA